Proteins encoded within one genomic window of Pseudalkalibacillus sp. SCS-8:
- the yyaC gene encoding spore protease YyaC — protein MNLKRRILSKKPFQYKVHHEEEDAIQEITRNLAKLLPTTRPIVIVCIGTDRSTGDSLGPLVGTKLKAKHSAYYEVYGTLEDPVHAVNLEDKLEEIKSRHIDPFIIGIDACLGKLSSVGMISLGEGPVKPGAAVKKQLPPVGEIHMTGIVNVSGFMEYFVLQNTRLNLVMKMADLIAEGIHLASLRKSFQKRTPERPVSNDIAELH, from the coding sequence ATGAATCTAAAACGGAGAATACTTTCAAAAAAACCGTTCCAATATAAAGTTCATCATGAAGAAGAAGATGCGATTCAGGAAATCACCCGTAACTTAGCCAAGCTTCTTCCGACAACCAGGCCGATTGTCATTGTATGTATTGGAACAGACCGTTCAACAGGTGACTCATTGGGACCACTCGTAGGAACGAAATTGAAGGCCAAGCATTCCGCGTACTATGAGGTATACGGCACACTTGAGGACCCAGTCCACGCTGTCAACCTTGAAGATAAGCTCGAAGAAATCAAATCAAGGCATATCGATCCGTTCATCATCGGAATTGATGCGTGTCTTGGTAAACTAAGCAGCGTCGGGATGATCTCACTTGGTGAAGGTCCCGTCAAGCCCGGAGCAGCGGTGAAAAAACAACTTCCTCCTGTTGGCGAAATTCATATGACCGGCATTGTAAATGTGAGTGGATTCATGGAATACTTCGTGTTGCAAAACACCCGTTTGAATCTTGTCATGAAGATGGCCGATTTGATCGCTGAAGGTATTCACCTGGCCAGCTTAAGGAAAAGCTTCCAGAAACGCACTCCTGAACGACCTGTTTCAAATGATATTGCGGAATTGCATTAA
- a CDS encoding DUF554 domain-containing protein gives MVLLGTIVNGLAIVIGTVFGLIFTRIPESTKTTVLQAMGLAVIVLGIKMGIQSNHVLIVIISLAIGGVIGETLKLDDHLNNLGNWIEQKAGAKREGSVAKAFVTATLVFVIGALAVVGALDSGLRLDHEVLYTKALIDAFISMIFTTTMGFGVIFSAIPVVLYEGTIALLATQIQSVFSPDQLQVLITELTATGGILICAIGLNLLKIIHVKVLNLLPSLLVAGILIYLLPYKETILDFFSFIQP, from the coding sequence ATGGTCCTCCTCGGTACAATCGTCAATGGATTGGCGATCGTAATTGGAACGGTGTTCGGATTGATCTTCACTCGAATACCGGAAAGTACGAAAACCACAGTTCTGCAGGCAATGGGTTTAGCTGTCATCGTATTGGGGATTAAGATGGGCATTCAAAGCAATCATGTCTTGATTGTCATCATCAGTCTCGCAATCGGTGGCGTGATCGGAGAGACTTTAAAGCTGGACGACCATTTGAATAACCTAGGGAATTGGATTGAACAAAAAGCTGGGGCGAAGCGTGAGGGAAGTGTGGCGAAAGCATTCGTAACGGCTACACTTGTATTCGTCATCGGTGCATTGGCAGTGGTAGGTGCTTTGGATAGCGGACTTCGCCTTGATCATGAAGTCCTTTATACGAAGGCATTAATTGATGCTTTCATATCGATGATTTTCACAACGACGATGGGATTTGGCGTTATTTTTTCTGCGATACCGGTCGTCTTATATGAAGGAACCATCGCGTTACTTGCGACACAAATTCAAAGCGTGTTCAGTCCGGACCAGCTCCAGGTGTTGATTACCGAATTGACGGCAACAGGGGGAATATTGATCTGTGCAATCGGATTGAATCTCCTGAAAATCATTCATGTGAAGGTGTTGAATCTGCTTCCGAGCTTGCTGGTCGCCGGCATCCTGATTTATTTATTACCATATAAAGAAACGATTCTGGATTTCTTTTCATTCATCCAACCATAA
- a CDS encoding ParB/RepB/Spo0J family partition protein has translation MGRGLGKGINALFPSNESELEQEIQEVKIGDIRPNPYQPRKTFDSKAIQELKESIETHGILQPIVVRKSIKGYEIVVGERRYRAAKECGMKKIPVLVRDLDEQKMMELALIENLQREDLNPIEEGQAYASLMQELELTQEQLASRLGKSRPHIANHLRLLQLPSLVQQLLAEKKLSMGHGRALLALKNKANVSKVVQKVMKENLSVRQVESLVQQMNQNVPRETTKQKPEKNVFVRESEERLRERFGTPVSIRQSKQKGKIEIDFFSKEDLDRILELLEGRE, from the coding sequence ATGGGTAGAGGCTTAGGAAAAGGGATCAATGCTCTTTTTCCTTCCAATGAATCAGAACTCGAACAAGAAATCCAAGAGGTGAAGATTGGTGACATTCGCCCCAATCCCTATCAACCTCGTAAGACATTTGATTCAAAGGCAATCCAGGAACTGAAGGAATCTATTGAAACACATGGAATCCTGCAGCCAATCGTTGTCCGTAAGAGCATCAAAGGCTATGAAATTGTAGTCGGGGAACGCAGGTATCGGGCAGCCAAGGAATGCGGCATGAAAAAGATTCCTGTACTAGTTCGTGATCTTGATGAGCAGAAAATGATGGAGCTCGCACTCATTGAAAACCTGCAGCGTGAGGATCTGAATCCGATTGAAGAGGGTCAAGCCTATGCAAGCCTCATGCAGGAGCTGGAATTGACACAAGAGCAATTGGCCAGCCGACTGGGGAAAAGTCGTCCGCACATTGCCAATCATCTGCGATTGCTTCAATTGCCATCCTTGGTCCAGCAGCTTTTGGCAGAGAAGAAACTGAGTATGGGCCATGGAAGAGCATTGTTAGCTTTAAAGAACAAAGCGAACGTGTCAAAAGTCGTTCAAAAGGTCATGAAAGAGAACTTGAGTGTCCGACAAGTCGAATCGCTCGTCCAACAAATGAATCAAAATGTTCCACGTGAAACAACCAAACAAAAACCTGAAAAGAATGTATTTGTGAGAGAGAGTGAAGAACGATTAAGGGAACGTTTCGGAACGCCTGTATCGATACGACAATCGAAGCAAAAAGGAAAAATTGAAATCGACTTCTTTTCGAAAGAAGATCTTGATCGTATACTCGAATTGTTAGAAGGCCGAGAGTGA
- a CDS encoding ParA family protein: protein MAKVIAIANQKGGVGKTTTSVNLGACLAYLGKKALLIDIDPQGNATSGVGIDKGDIDQCIYDVLVDDLDATKVIQQTNVEGLFVIPSSIQLAGAEIELVPTISREVRLKRAIEQVSKRFDYIIIDCPPSLGLLTINSLTAADAVLIPVQCEYYALEGLSQLLNTIRLVQKHLNTKLMIEGVLLTMFDARTNLGIQVIEEVKKYFQEKVYGTVIPRNVRLSEAPSHGKPIIIYDPKSRGAEVYLDLAKEVMTNG from the coding sequence GTGGCGAAAGTCATAGCGATTGCCAATCAAAAAGGCGGAGTTGGCAAAACGACCACATCTGTGAATCTTGGCGCATGTTTAGCGTATTTAGGTAAAAAGGCTTTGTTGATTGATATAGATCCTCAAGGAAATGCCACAAGTGGAGTAGGCATTGATAAAGGGGATATTGACCAATGCATTTATGATGTACTCGTCGATGATCTTGATGCGACAAAAGTCATCCAGCAGACGAATGTAGAAGGATTATTTGTCATTCCTTCATCCATCCAGCTTGCGGGTGCTGAAATTGAACTTGTCCCGACGATATCAAGGGAAGTCCGGTTAAAGCGTGCGATTGAACAGGTTTCTAAACGATTTGACTACATAATCATTGATTGCCCGCCATCCTTGGGGCTATTGACCATCAATTCATTGACGGCTGCGGATGCAGTGCTGATCCCTGTTCAATGTGAATATTACGCTTTAGAGGGATTAAGCCAGCTGCTCAACACGATCAGGCTCGTCCAAAAACATCTGAACACGAAACTGATGATCGAAGGTGTTCTGCTGACGATGTTCGATGCCAGGACCAATCTCGGCATCCAAGTCATTGAAGAGGTGAAGAAATACTTTCAAGAAAAGGTATACGGGACAGTCATTCCTCGTAATGTCCGGCTGAGTGAGGCACCGAGCCATGGGAAACCGATTATCATTTATGATCCGAAGTCTCGGGGAGCAGAAGTTTATTTAGACCTCGCAAAGGAAGTGATGACGAATGGGTAG
- the noc gene encoding nucleoid occlusion protein, with translation MKHPFSRLFGLGEKTSEAEDGSIEKDSIEEEFSGNEEVLQIPIKDIVPNRYQPRTVFIDERIEELSQTIKTHGIIQPIVVRRRENQYEIIAGERRYRAVQKLGWLTIPAIVKEFNESQTASIALIENLQREELSAIEEATAYAKLIEIHGLTQESLAQRLGKGQSTIANKLRLLKLPDSVQNALLNKEITERHARALISLKVPEKQEKVLKEIKERSLNVKQTEERIKQLLESEQQKEKPKPKRKSVSKDMRLAMNTIRQSIDMVHQTGLSIDSQEEDLEDFYQITIRIPKK, from the coding sequence ATGAAACATCCGTTTTCACGATTGTTTGGTCTGGGAGAAAAGACTTCTGAGGCTGAAGATGGATCCATCGAAAAAGACTCGATTGAAGAAGAGTTCAGTGGAAACGAAGAAGTACTTCAGATACCGATAAAAGATATCGTACCGAACCGATACCAACCACGGACAGTCTTTATTGATGAACGTATAGAGGAATTATCTCAAACAATCAAAACACACGGCATCATCCAACCGATTGTTGTTCGACGCAGAGAAAATCAATACGAAATCATTGCTGGTGAACGTCGTTATCGGGCGGTTCAGAAGCTCGGTTGGCTTACCATCCCGGCGATTGTCAAAGAGTTCAATGAGTCTCAGACTGCATCAATCGCACTTATAGAGAATTTACAACGGGAAGAGTTGTCTGCAATTGAGGAAGCCACGGCTTATGCGAAGCTGATCGAGATACACGGGTTAACCCAAGAAAGCCTCGCACAGCGATTGGGGAAGGGCCAATCAACCATCGCGAATAAGCTGAGATTGCTGAAGCTTCCAGATTCCGTCCAAAATGCTTTGTTGAACAAAGAAATTACGGAGCGTCATGCACGAGCGTTGATTTCTTTGAAGGTCCCGGAAAAACAGGAGAAAGTCCTAAAAGAAATCAAAGAACGCAGCCTGAATGTGAAACAGACCGAGGAACGAATCAAGCAATTGCTCGAGTCTGAACAACAAAAGGAAAAGCCGAAGCCCAAACGAAAATCGGTGAGTAAGGACATGCGGCTTGCTATGAATACGATTCGTCAATCCATAGATATGGTGCACCAAACCGGTTTATCCATAGACTCGCAGGAAGAGGATTTGGAAGACTTCTATCAAATTACGATTCGTATCCCGAAAAAATAG
- the rsmG gene encoding 16S rRNA (guanine(527)-N(7))-methyltransferase RsmG, translating into MDIEQFQQKLEEKGISLSPQQLHQFDTYYKTLVEWNEKMNLTAITDEEGVYLKHFFDSITAAFYVDFDKVEKICDVGAGAGFPSIPLKICFPHLDITIVDSLKKRITFLEHLSNELDLDKTHFFHDRAETFAKNKDHRERYDLVTARAVARLSVLTELCLPLVKEKGTFLAMKAANASDELDDARNAIKQLGGQFEKLEKFHLPIEESERNLIFIHKQKSTPKKYPRKPGTPNKSPL; encoded by the coding sequence ATGGATATTGAACAATTCCAACAAAAGCTGGAGGAGAAGGGAATTTCCCTTTCTCCTCAACAGCTTCATCAATTTGATACATATTACAAAACATTGGTCGAATGGAATGAAAAGATGAACTTAACTGCCATTACAGATGAGGAAGGGGTTTATTTGAAACACTTCTTTGATTCGATAACGGCAGCATTTTATGTTGATTTCGATAAGGTCGAGAAAATTTGTGATGTCGGAGCCGGTGCCGGATTTCCGAGTATACCACTAAAAATCTGTTTTCCTCACCTGGATATCACCATCGTCGATTCATTGAAAAAGCGGATTACCTTTTTAGAGCACCTTTCCAATGAACTTGATTTGGATAAGACCCACTTTTTCCATGATCGTGCCGAAACCTTTGCAAAAAACAAAGACCATCGTGAACGCTATGACCTCGTAACTGCACGTGCTGTTGCCCGCCTTTCCGTTCTAACCGAGCTTTGTCTGCCGCTCGTAAAAGAGAAGGGGACATTTTTGGCGATGAAAGCTGCAAATGCATCGGATGAATTGGACGATGCGCGGAATGCGATCAAACAGCTGGGTGGTCAATTTGAAAAGCTTGAAAAATTCCATCTTCCTATCGAAGAGAGCGAAAGAAATTTAATTTTCATCCATAAGCAAAAATCGACACCGAAAAAATACCCTAGAAAGCCTGGTACACCAAACAAGTCCCCACTATAG
- the mnmG gene encoding tRNA uridine-5-carboxymethylaminomethyl(34) synthesis enzyme MnmG: MKRYDAGSYDVIVVGAGHAGVEAALASARMGANTLVLTLNLDTIAYMPCNPSVGGPAKGIVVREIDALGGEMARNIDKTHIQMKMLNTGKGPAVRALRAQADKFLYQNEMKKTMEQEENLTLRQGMVEELIIEDGVCKGVVTKTGSAYYAKTVVVTTGTYLRGKIIIGELTYESGPNNMQPSINLSHDLKNQGFKMVRFKTGTPPRVNSHTIDYSKTEIQPGDDKPRAFSYETTEYITDQIPCWLTYTGEVTHQLINSNLERSPMYSGMIEGTGPRYCPSIEDKIVRFNDKPRHQIFLEPEGRNTEEVYVQGLSTSLPEDIQRKILATIPGLEKAEMMRAGYAIEYDAIVPTQLWPSLETKLVENLFTAGQLNGTSGYEEAAGQGIMAGINAARKAKGEDPVILDRSEAYIGVLIDDLVTKGTNEPYRLLTSRAEYRLLLRHDNADLRLTEIGYKIGLVKEDRYQRFVQKKEQIAEEINRLEHTSVKPDPETQAILEKAGSSPLKEPMSAASLLRRPEINYEVIAKIAPADKEIPEVVGEQVEIQTKYAGYIDKQLQQVEKVKKMDEKKIPEDIDYDAINGLATEAKQKLNEVRPLSVGQASRVSGVNPSDISILLVYLEQGKIAKLAK, translated from the coding sequence ATGAAACGATATGATGCGGGGTCGTATGATGTCATTGTCGTCGGTGCAGGTCACGCAGGGGTAGAAGCAGCATTGGCTTCAGCTCGGATGGGTGCCAATACACTTGTATTGACACTGAATCTAGATACCATTGCCTATATGCCTTGTAACCCTTCAGTCGGAGGGCCGGCAAAAGGGATTGTCGTCCGTGAGATTGATGCCCTCGGCGGGGAAATGGCAAGGAACATTGACAAGACCCATATCCAAATGAAAATGCTAAACACAGGTAAAGGGCCTGCAGTACGTGCATTACGTGCACAGGCAGATAAATTCCTTTATCAGAATGAAATGAAAAAGACGATGGAGCAGGAAGAGAACCTTACACTGCGCCAAGGAATGGTCGAAGAACTCATAATCGAGGACGGCGTATGTAAAGGTGTCGTAACGAAAACAGGCTCAGCCTATTATGCAAAAACGGTTGTCGTAACCACTGGTACGTACTTGAGAGGAAAAATCATCATTGGTGAATTGACCTATGAAAGTGGACCAAACAACATGCAGCCATCCATCAATTTATCACATGATTTGAAGAACCAAGGCTTCAAAATGGTCCGATTCAAGACTGGTACACCACCACGAGTGAACTCTCATACGATCGACTATAGTAAAACGGAAATCCAACCAGGGGACGATAAGCCTCGTGCGTTTTCCTATGAAACAACGGAATATATCACGGATCAAATCCCTTGCTGGCTGACGTATACAGGGGAAGTGACCCATCAGTTGATCAACTCGAACTTGGAGCGTTCTCCGATGTACTCCGGTATGATTGAGGGGACAGGGCCGCGTTATTGTCCTTCAATCGAGGATAAGATCGTCCGGTTCAATGATAAGCCTCGACACCAAATCTTCTTGGAGCCGGAAGGACGCAATACAGAGGAAGTATATGTCCAAGGCTTATCAACAAGTCTGCCGGAAGACATCCAACGTAAAATTCTTGCGACGATTCCAGGTCTTGAGAAAGCGGAAATGATGCGTGCCGGTTATGCGATCGAATACGATGCGATTGTTCCAACACAATTGTGGCCATCCCTCGAAACGAAGCTTGTCGAAAACCTATTCACCGCCGGCCAATTGAACGGAACGAGCGGTTATGAAGAAGCGGCAGGACAAGGAATCATGGCTGGAATCAATGCTGCGAGAAAGGCGAAAGGCGAGGATCCAGTCATCCTGGATCGTTCAGAGGCTTATATCGGGGTTCTTATCGATGACCTTGTGACGAAAGGGACGAATGAACCTTATCGTCTGCTGACATCAAGAGCGGAGTATCGTCTCCTGCTTCGTCATGATAATGCGGATCTCCGTTTGACGGAAATCGGATACAAGATCGGTCTTGTGAAAGAGGATCGTTACCAGCGTTTTGTTCAGAAAAAAGAACAGATTGCTGAAGAAATCAACCGTCTTGAGCATACTTCTGTTAAACCGGATCCAGAAACACAAGCAATCCTTGAAAAAGCAGGAAGTAGTCCATTGAAGGAACCGATGAGTGCTGCATCCTTATTAAGGCGACCGGAAATCAACTATGAAGTGATTGCGAAAATCGCTCCAGCTGACAAGGAAATCCCTGAAGTTGTCGGTGAACAGGTTGAAATCCAAACGAAGTACGCAGGTTATATCGATAAGCAGCTGCAGCAGGTAGAAAAAGTGAAGAAGATGGATGAGAAGAAAATCCCTGAAGACATCGATTACGATGCAATCAATGGTCTCGCAACAGAAGCGAAACAGAAATTGAATGAAGTCCGCCCATTGTCGGTCGGACAGGCATCAAGGGTCTCAGGAGTGAATCCTTCTGATATTTCCATCCTGCTCGTCTATCTTGAACAGGGAAAAATCGCGAAACTTGCCAAGTAA
- the mnmE gene encoding tRNA uridine-5-carboxymethylaminomethyl(34) synthesis GTPase MnmE has translation MEGDTITAISTPMGEAAIAIVRLSGDDALSIADKMFRGKQSLKEVESHTIHYGYIIDPDTGEKAEEVMVTVMRAPKTFTREDVVEINCHGGLVSVNRVLEIALNGGARLAEPGEFTKRAFLNGRIDLSQAEAVMDLIRAKTDRAMNVALNQMEGRLSKLIHTLRQTLLETVAHVEVNIDYPEYDAEEMTHQLLNEKLGYVKKEIESLLQTAEQGKILREGLSTVIIGRPNVGKSSLLNSLVHENKAIVTDIPGTTRDVIEEYVNVRGVPLRLVDTAGIRETEDIVERIGVERSRQVLKEADLILLLLNNGEPLTDEDRKLFEAARGMDVIVIVNKTDLETKIDMDEVHRLAANHPVVSTSIKEEKGIDELEESIKELFFSGSVELGDMTYVSNSRHISLLKQAQRSLQEAFNGIEAGLPIDMVQIDITRTWEILGEIVGDTVSESLIDQLFSQFCLGK, from the coding sequence ATGGAAGGAGATACAATTACCGCTATATCCACTCCAATGGGTGAGGCGGCCATCGCCATCGTCAGGTTAAGTGGAGATGATGCATTGTCGATCGCAGACAAGATGTTCCGGGGAAAGCAGTCCTTGAAGGAAGTGGAAAGCCATACGATCCATTATGGCTATATCATCGATCCAGATACAGGAGAAAAAGCAGAGGAAGTCATGGTGACGGTTATGCGGGCGCCAAAGACCTTCACGCGCGAAGATGTCGTGGAAATCAACTGTCACGGTGGACTCGTTTCAGTTAACCGGGTACTAGAAATTGCGCTGAATGGCGGAGCACGTCTTGCTGAGCCTGGTGAATTTACGAAACGTGCATTCCTCAATGGCCGTATTGATCTTTCTCAAGCGGAGGCGGTCATGGATCTGATTCGTGCAAAAACGGACCGTGCAATGAATGTTGCATTGAATCAAATGGAAGGCAGACTATCAAAGCTCATCCATACGCTCAGACAAACCTTGCTTGAAACCGTCGCACACGTAGAAGTGAACATCGATTATCCGGAGTACGATGCGGAAGAGATGACTCATCAGCTGTTGAATGAAAAATTGGGCTACGTGAAAAAAGAGATTGAATCTCTTCTCCAGACTGCTGAACAAGGGAAAATTCTTCGAGAGGGGCTATCGACCGTCATTATCGGACGACCGAATGTCGGAAAGTCCTCTTTATTGAATAGCCTTGTACATGAAAACAAGGCGATTGTAACGGATATTCCTGGTACGACACGAGACGTCATTGAGGAATATGTCAATGTGCGGGGCGTCCCGCTACGACTCGTGGATACAGCTGGAATCCGTGAAACTGAAGATATTGTCGAGCGGATTGGTGTGGAACGCTCGCGACAAGTGTTGAAGGAAGCGGATTTGATTCTTTTGCTGCTGAATAATGGTGAACCGTTAACAGATGAAGACAGGAAATTATTCGAAGCAGCACGTGGAATGGACGTTATTGTAATTGTAAACAAGACGGACCTTGAAACGAAAATCGATATGGATGAAGTACATCGATTAGCGGCAAATCATCCAGTTGTCAGCACATCCATCAAGGAGGAGAAGGGGATTGATGAGCTTGAAGAATCCATTAAAGAGCTTTTCTTCTCCGGTAGTGTCGAATTAGGAGACATGACGTATGTCTCCAATTCCAGACATATTTCGTTATTGAAACAGGCTCAACGTTCGTTGCAGGAAGCCTTTAACGGAATAGAGGCTGGTCTTCCGATTGATATGGTCCAAATTGATATTACACGAACATGGGAGATTTTAGGTGAAATTGTAGGGGATACGGTATCGGAAAGCTTGATTGATCAGTTATTCTCTCAATTCTGTCTCGGGAAATAA